One stretch of Amycolatopsis sp. NBC_00345 DNA includes these proteins:
- a CDS encoding thioesterase family protein, producing MGEPLVHRDRVRPEWIDYNGHLSEPYYVLVFGDATTALMDATGLDPAYRTATGASLYTVEAHVRYLREVGADAELEVATSVLSVGAKKTRLCHEMRVADELVATEELLCLHVAGGRASPFPDDIAERLRQYASPVPDYAGRAIA from the coding sequence GTGGGTGAGCCGCTGGTCCACCGCGACCGGGTCCGTCCGGAGTGGATCGACTACAACGGCCACCTCTCCGAGCCCTACTACGTGCTCGTCTTCGGCGACGCCACCACCGCGCTGATGGACGCCACCGGCCTCGACCCGGCGTACCGCACGGCCACCGGCGCCTCGCTGTACACAGTGGAGGCCCACGTCCGGTACCTGCGTGAGGTCGGCGCGGACGCCGAGCTGGAGGTGGCCACGTCCGTGCTGTCGGTCGGGGCGAAGAAAACCCGGCTGTGCCACGAGATGCGCGTCGCCGACGAGCTGGTGGCCACCGAAGAACTGCTGTGCCTGCACGTCGCCGGCGGCAGAGCCTCGCCGTTCCCCGACGACATCGCGGAGCGGCTCCGCCAGTACGCCAGCCCGGTCCCGGACTACGCGGGGCGCGCGATCGCTTGA
- a CDS encoding ABC transporter ATP-binding protein, with protein sequence MTEHSTGPAALALEVTGLAVRTAAGRRVLGGVSYAIAPGEVLALVGESGSGKTTAGLAALGHFRRGLVSAGGAVTVRPRGGEPVDILALDAAGRRKLRGNVIAYIPQDPALSLNPALRIGLQIAEVLETHGYPGPVEDRVAEVLAEVGLPADEAYRRRYPHQLSGGQQQRVGIAMAFACRPSVVVLDEPTTGLDVMTQALVLETVRSLTAEHRVAALYITHDLAVVAELADRVAVMYQGDVVETGPAEQVLRRPAHAYTRRLLSVVPDLDADAGAAPPPSDAVLAARGIHVSFGDLQVLRGVDVSVTRGECVLLLGESGSGKTTLSQCIAGLAREYTGTVALEGTPLAAATRQRSNDERRRIQYVFQSPFSSLNPRKTIAQSIEVPLVRLTSLSRTQRRDRVAEMLDRVRLGRELANRLPDQLSGGERQRAAIARALVTTPDVLVCDEVTSALDVSVQATIVELLGELRRELGMAMLFVTHNIALAPEVADRVAVLRGGEIVEEGTVDDVLRAPSHSYTRELLANTPRL encoded by the coding sequence ATGACCGAGCACTCGACCGGCCCCGCCGCGCTCGCCCTCGAGGTGACCGGGCTGGCGGTCCGGACGGCGGCGGGCCGCCGCGTGCTCGGCGGCGTCTCGTACGCGATCGCGCCCGGGGAGGTGCTCGCGCTGGTCGGCGAGTCCGGCTCCGGCAAGACCACGGCCGGGCTGGCCGCGCTCGGGCACTTCCGGCGCGGCCTGGTCTCCGCGGGCGGCGCGGTGACCGTGCGCCCCCGCGGCGGCGAGCCCGTCGACATCCTCGCCCTCGACGCCGCCGGGCGCCGGAAGCTGCGCGGCAACGTGATCGCCTACATCCCGCAGGACCCCGCGCTGTCGCTGAACCCGGCGTTGCGGATCGGCCTGCAGATCGCGGAAGTCCTGGAGACGCACGGCTATCCGGGCCCGGTCGAGGACCGCGTGGCCGAGGTGCTGGCCGAGGTCGGGCTGCCCGCGGACGAGGCCTACCGGCGCCGGTACCCGCACCAGCTCTCGGGCGGGCAGCAGCAGCGCGTGGGCATCGCGATGGCGTTCGCCTGCCGGCCGAGCGTGGTCGTGCTCGACGAGCCGACCACCGGGCTCGACGTGATGACCCAGGCGCTGGTGCTGGAGACCGTGCGCTCGTTGACGGCCGAGCACCGCGTCGCGGCGCTCTACATCACGCACGACCTGGCCGTGGTGGCGGAGCTGGCCGACCGGGTCGCGGTGATGTACCAGGGCGACGTGGTCGAGACCGGGCCCGCGGAGCAGGTCCTGCGACGGCCGGCGCACGCGTACACCCGGCGTCTGCTGTCGGTGGTGCCCGACCTCGACGCGGACGCGGGCGCCGCTCCCCCGCCGTCGGACGCGGTGCTGGCGGCGCGCGGGATCCACGTCTCCTTCGGCGACCTGCAGGTGCTGCGCGGCGTCGACGTCTCGGTGACACGCGGCGAATGCGTGCTGCTGCTGGGCGAATCCGGGTCCGGCAAGACCACGCTGTCGCAGTGCATCGCCGGGCTCGCGCGGGAGTACACCGGCACCGTCGCGCTGGAGGGCACGCCGCTCGCGGCCGCCACCCGGCAGCGCAGCAACGACGAGCGGCGGCGGATCCAGTACGTGTTCCAGAGCCCGTTCTCGTCGCTGAACCCGCGCAAGACCATCGCGCAGTCGATCGAGGTTCCGTTGGTACGGCTCACTTCGCTGTCGCGGACGCAGCGACGGGACCGCGTCGCCGAGATGCTGGACCGGGTCCGGCTCGGGCGCGAGCTGGCGAACCGGCTGCCCGACCAGCTCTCCGGCGGGGAACGGCAGCGGGCCGCGATCGCCCGCGCGCTCGTCACGACGCCGGACGTGCTGGTGTGCGACGAGGTGACGTCGGCACTCGACGTCTCGGTGCAGGCCACGATCGTCGAGCTGCTCGGCGAACTGCGACGGGAGCTGGGCATGGCGATGCTGTTCGTCACGCACAACATCGCGCTCGCGCCCGAAGTCGCCGACCGCGTCGCCGTTCTGCGCGGCGGGGAGATCGTGGAGGAGGGTACGGTCGATGACGTGCTGAGGGCCCCTTCGCATTCCTACACCCGCGAGCTGCTGGCGAATACGCCGCGGTTATGA
- a CDS encoding dihydrofolate reductase family protein, translating to MRRLVLKMSMSFDGYVAGPGGQIDWIMRTLDPEATAWIEQTLWQAGAHLVGRRTYADMAGYWPTSTEPLAAPMNAIPKIAFSRSGTRESEPTTALRNAVDAQREAGLPVVPPADGWDDTRVLGADLAAEIAALKAEPGKDLLAHGGASFARSLVELGLIDEYRLLVHPVVLGSGLALFSGVAAFDLTAVQTTTFSSGIVGVVFRPAR from the coding sequence ATGAGGCGACTGGTATTGAAGATGTCGATGAGCTTCGACGGGTATGTCGCCGGGCCCGGCGGTCAGATCGACTGGATCATGCGCACCCTCGATCCCGAGGCCACGGCCTGGATCGAGCAGACGCTGTGGCAGGCGGGGGCCCACCTGGTCGGCCGGCGCACCTACGCCGACATGGCCGGCTACTGGCCGACGTCCACCGAACCGCTGGCCGCCCCGATGAACGCCATCCCGAAGATCGCGTTCTCGCGATCCGGCACCCGGGAATCCGAGCCGACAACCGCGTTGCGCAATGCGGTTGACGCGCAGCGCGAGGCCGGGCTGCCCGTCGTGCCGCCGGCCGACGGCTGGGACGACACCCGCGTACTCGGCGCCGACCTCGCCGCGGAGATCGCGGCGCTCAAAGCGGAACCGGGCAAGGACCTGCTCGCCCACGGTGGCGCTTCCTTCGCCCGGAGCCTGGTCGAGCTCGGCCTGATCGACGAGTACCGGCTGCTCGTTCACCCGGTCGTGCTCGGCTCCGGGCTCGCGCTCTTCTCCGGGGTGGCCGCGTTCGACCTCACGGCCGTCCAGACGACGACGTTCTCCAGCGGGATCGTGGGAGTCGTTTTCCGGCCGGCGCGGTAA
- a CDS encoding SRPBCC family protein — protein MPRPLRIEDALLSPREVVVTRTVKAERSLVWRLWTESRHLAQWWGPHGFTNPECAIDPRPGGRLRILMRSPDGDEYLNVGTLQVIDPPAQMVFTVALLNPDGSRRLENRVTADFAARGPETEVTVRVEVLHATPEARENLAGMSDGWTDSLHRLSVLAEEGTVS, from the coding sequence ATGCCGCGCCCACTGAGGATTGAGGACGCGCTGCTCTCGCCGCGCGAGGTCGTCGTCACCCGCACCGTGAAGGCCGAACGGAGTCTGGTGTGGCGGCTGTGGACCGAATCGCGTCATCTCGCGCAATGGTGGGGGCCGCACGGCTTCACCAATCCGGAGTGCGCGATCGACCCGCGGCCCGGTGGCCGCCTGCGCATCCTGATGCGCTCGCCGGACGGCGACGAGTACCTGAACGTCGGCACCCTGCAGGTGATCGACCCGCCGGCGCAGATGGTCTTCACCGTTGCCCTGCTGAATCCGGACGGCAGCCGCCGGCTGGAAAACCGCGTCACGGCCGATTTCGCCGCCCGTGGCCCGGAAACCGAGGTGACAGTCCGGGTAGAAGTACTGCACGCCACCCCCGAAGCGCGGGAAAACCTCGCCGGAATGAGCGACGGCTGGACCGACAGCCTGCACCGGCTGTCAGTGCTTGCCGAGGAAGGAACCGTCTCATGA
- a CDS encoding DUF4190 domain-containing protein, with the protein MTSQQPYPPAAPYPAALPRNGLGTAGFVTGLIGLVFSPIPFIGVVAWPLVIVGLILSILGFARANKGGATNKGLALAGIIVSALGLVICIVWVAAFGKAVTDTANSLPAAPPVASLGAPAAGAPNGAAKHTVVYKVTGTGKAGTISYTNDGMTSSSTESNVKLPWQKSIELPDGQAFQLVSVIAQAGGSGSIHVSIEVDGKVIKEADASGYGVATANGDIGSFGH; encoded by the coding sequence GTGACCAGTCAGCAGCCCTACCCGCCCGCGGCCCCGTACCCCGCCGCCCTCCCCCGCAACGGCCTCGGCACCGCCGGGTTCGTGACCGGCCTTATCGGCCTGGTCTTCTCGCCCATCCCGTTCATCGGCGTGGTCGCGTGGCCGCTGGTGATCGTCGGGCTCATCCTGTCGATCCTCGGGTTCGCCCGGGCGAACAAGGGCGGGGCGACGAACAAGGGCCTCGCCCTCGCCGGGATCATCGTGTCGGCCCTCGGCCTGGTCATCTGCATCGTCTGGGTCGCCGCGTTCGGCAAGGCCGTCACGGACACCGCGAACTCACTGCCGGCCGCGCCGCCCGTGGCGTCGCTCGGCGCGCCCGCGGCCGGCGCCCCGAACGGAGCCGCCAAGCACACCGTCGTCTACAAGGTCACCGGGACCGGCAAGGCCGGCACGATCAGCTACACCAACGACGGCATGACCTCCAGCAGCACCGAATCGAACGTGAAGCTGCCGTGGCAGAAGAGCATCGAACTGCCCGACGGCCAGGCGTTCCAGCTGGTCAGCGTGATCGCCCAGGCCGGCGGCTCCGGCTCGATCCACGTGAGCATCGAGGTGGACGGCAAGGTGATCAAGGAGGCCGACGCGAGCGGCTACGGCGTCGCCACCGCCAACGGTGACATCGGGTCGTTCGGCCACTGA
- a CDS encoding ABC transporter permease gives MTAVETVPAVSEEVPVKAAGLWRTAWAFPQTKVGTVLAGVVVLVALLGPWLGPVLTGYSATDFAGKPFKPDGIAGTDGLGRDVLTRFLAGGTTLLLYAVLATVLGMVLGTLLGLVAGYGGGWLDSILMRGNDVLLSFPQLVIALLAIAVIGPKGWLLVLVIGLTHAPRTARVARQATVEVRDNDYVRAAEMYAVPRGQILLREILPNITGPMMVELGLRLICSIGYIASLSFLGLGIQPPTADWGLMINENRIALVVQPWGVLLPVVAIALLAVGTNLVFDSLASAAAGRTREARS, from the coding sequence ATGACCGCCGTGGAAACTGTGCCCGCCGTGTCCGAAGAAGTACCGGTGAAAGCCGCCGGGCTGTGGCGCACGGCCTGGGCGTTCCCGCAGACCAAGGTCGGCACGGTGCTCGCCGGGGTCGTGGTGCTGGTGGCGCTGCTCGGCCCGTGGCTCGGCCCGGTGCTGACCGGCTACAGCGCCACGGACTTCGCGGGCAAGCCGTTCAAGCCGGACGGGATCGCGGGCACCGACGGCCTCGGCCGCGACGTGCTCACCCGGTTCCTGGCCGGCGGCACCACCCTGCTGCTGTACGCGGTGCTCGCCACTGTGCTGGGCATGGTGCTGGGCACCCTGCTCGGCCTGGTCGCGGGCTACGGCGGCGGCTGGCTCGACAGCATCCTGATGCGTGGCAACGACGTCCTGCTGTCCTTCCCCCAGCTGGTCATCGCGCTGCTCGCGATCGCGGTGATCGGGCCGAAGGGCTGGCTGCTGGTGCTGGTGATCGGGCTGACGCACGCGCCCCGCACCGCGCGCGTCGCCCGCCAGGCCACGGTCGAGGTGCGGGACAACGACTACGTCCGCGCGGCCGAGATGTACGCGGTGCCGCGCGGGCAGATCCTGCTGCGCGAGATCCTGCCGAACATCACCGGCCCGATGATGGTGGAGCTGGGCCTGCGGCTGATCTGCTCCATCGGCTACATCGCGTCGCTGTCGTTCCTGGGCCTCGGCATCCAGCCGCCCACGGCCGACTGGGGCCTGATGATCAACGAGAACCGGATCGCGCTCGTCGTGCAGCCGTGGGGCGTGCTGCTGCCGGTGGTCGCGATCGCGCTGCTCGCCGTCGGCACCAACCTCGTGTTCGACTCGCTCGCCTCGGCCGCGGCCGGGCGCACCCGGGAGGCCCGCTCATGA
- a CDS encoding ABC transporter substrate-binding protein yields MTAAVGGAAILGAAPLLTACGGSGVAAAAPTGPPRRGGTLRVGVTGGGASDTLDPHIPATNPDIARVINLYEPLLIRDHEYRLQPVVAQSLTSSADARTWTAVLREGVKFHDGRPVTPADVVATFKRITDPKDPKSGAAGLTMLGEVVPSGSMTVEFRLTEPNAGFDDLLGQYSLGIVPADFDVKRPIGTGPFRLDRFTAGLQSTFVRNEHYWRPGQPYADQLVLINFADDDARINALLSSQVDAIDQVPVALVDVLRSDPRMRVLTSGTGTWLPFTMRVDRPPFDDVRVRQALRLVVDREQMINQVLSGQGRVGNDLYAPFDPAYARELPQRKQNIDEAKQLLAAAGKPDLDIELVTAPIQAGAVEAAQVFQQQAKAAGVNVRIRKLDTTTFYGENYLSWDFAQDFWYTRNYLPQVANGSLPKSPYNETHWSDPEFTDLVTRASSTVDTQARDALLRQAQRIEYDRGGLIVWGFVDQVDAHQAYVAGLVPDRTGVSLSGYQFREAWLGTAGGGAA; encoded by the coding sequence TTGACCGCGGCCGTCGGCGGTGCCGCGATTCTGGGCGCCGCTCCCCTGCTCACGGCGTGCGGCGGGAGCGGCGTCGCGGCCGCCGCGCCCACCGGTCCACCGCGGCGCGGCGGCACGCTGCGCGTCGGCGTCACCGGCGGCGGCGCGTCCGACACCCTCGACCCGCACATCCCGGCGACCAACCCGGACATCGCGCGGGTGATCAACCTCTACGAGCCGCTGCTGATCCGCGACCACGAGTACCGGCTGCAGCCGGTGGTGGCGCAGTCGCTGACCTCGTCGGCCGACGCCCGGACGTGGACCGCGGTGCTGCGCGAGGGCGTCAAGTTCCACGACGGCCGCCCGGTCACGCCCGCCGACGTGGTGGCCACGTTCAAGCGGATCACCGACCCGAAGGACCCGAAGAGCGGCGCCGCCGGGCTGACCATGCTCGGCGAGGTGGTGCCGTCCGGGAGCATGACGGTGGAGTTCCGGCTGACCGAGCCGAACGCCGGCTTCGACGATCTGCTCGGCCAGTACTCGCTCGGCATCGTGCCGGCCGACTTCGACGTGAAGCGGCCGATCGGCACCGGGCCGTTCCGGCTCGACCGGTTCACCGCCGGGCTGCAGAGCACGTTCGTGCGCAACGAGCACTACTGGCGGCCCGGCCAGCCCTACGCCGACCAGCTGGTGCTGATCAACTTCGCCGACGACGACGCCCGGATCAACGCGCTGCTGTCGTCGCAGGTGGACGCGATCGACCAGGTCCCGGTGGCGCTGGTCGACGTGCTGCGCAGCGATCCGCGCATGCGCGTGCTGACCTCCGGCACCGGCACCTGGCTGCCGTTCACGATGCGCGTGGACCGGCCGCCGTTCGACGACGTGCGGGTGCGCCAGGCGCTGCGGCTGGTGGTGGACCGCGAGCAGATGATCAACCAGGTGCTCAGCGGCCAGGGCCGGGTGGGCAACGACCTGTACGCGCCGTTCGACCCCGCGTACGCGAGAGAACTGCCGCAGCGGAAGCAGAACATCGACGAGGCGAAACAGCTGCTGGCCGCGGCCGGGAAGCCGGACCTCGACATCGAGCTGGTCACCGCGCCGATCCAGGCGGGCGCGGTCGAGGCGGCGCAGGTGTTCCAGCAGCAGGCGAAGGCGGCTGGGGTGAATGTCCGCATCCGCAAGCTCGACACCACCACGTTCTACGGGGAGAACTACCTGTCCTGGGACTTCGCGCAGGACTTCTGGTACACCCGCAACTACCTGCCGCAGGTCGCGAACGGCTCGCTGCCGAAGTCGCCGTACAACGAGACCCACTGGAGCGACCCGGAGTTCACCGACCTGGTCACCCGCGCCAGCTCCACTGTGGACACCCAGGCCCGGGACGCGTTGCTGCGCCAGGCCCAGCGGATCGAGTACGACCGGGGCGGGCTGATCGTCTGGGGCTTCGTCGACCAGGTGGACGCCCACCAGGCCTACGTCGCCGGGCTGGTGCCCGACCGGACCGGGGTCTCGCTGTCGGGCTACCAGTTCCGTGAGGCCTGGCTCGGCACAGCCGGAGGAGGTGCGGCATGA
- a CDS encoding serine hydrolase domain-containing protein, translating into MTVHGEVRPGFEAVRSAFADIVAASSGGVAFSVVRRGEPVVELWGGSAAPGVPWARDTRVVVFSGTKGIVATVVAILTARGLLGPGERVARYWPEFAAAGKADVTVSQVLAHSAGLPYVEPDLPMADNAANAAALAAQRPLWTPGTKVAYHALTYGYLVTELLQRVTGERVGELVHDLLAAPHGLDLRLGTPEPVPVATLRRAPGYRISTFLQDPERRQIVSRMYRGLLDSTDTMNSPAYRGAELAAGGAVATAPAMARLYDLLLTGALAPAAVLAQATRTWSEGVDAINDRPLRFGLGYELADPIGTYGPSTADPAAFGHSGAGGGRHGAWPSRGVGFSFTTNELQAEDVDVRASSLLAALDEAL; encoded by the coding sequence ATGACGGTCCACGGCGAAGTACGGCCCGGGTTCGAGGCGGTGCGCTCGGCGTTCGCCGACATCGTCGCGGCTTCGTCGGGCGGCGTGGCGTTCAGCGTCGTACGCCGTGGGGAGCCGGTCGTGGAGCTGTGGGGCGGGTCGGCGGCGCCCGGCGTGCCGTGGGCGCGGGACACCCGGGTCGTGGTTTTCAGCGGTACCAAGGGAATCGTCGCGACCGTGGTCGCGATCCTCACCGCGCGCGGGCTGCTGGGCCCGGGCGAGCGCGTGGCGCGGTACTGGCCGGAGTTCGCCGCGGCCGGCAAGGCGGATGTGACGGTGTCGCAGGTGCTGGCGCACTCGGCGGGCCTGCCCTACGTCGAGCCGGACCTGCCGATGGCGGACAACGCGGCGAACGCCGCCGCCCTCGCCGCGCAACGTCCACTGTGGACGCCGGGCACGAAGGTGGCCTACCACGCGCTGACCTACGGCTACCTCGTCACCGAGCTGCTCCAGCGGGTCACCGGCGAACGCGTCGGCGAGCTGGTGCACGACCTGCTGGCCGCGCCACACGGCCTCGACCTGCGGCTGGGCACCCCGGAGCCGGTCCCGGTGGCGACGCTGCGGCGCGCGCCCGGCTACCGGATCAGCACGTTCCTGCAGGATCCCGAGCGGCGGCAGATCGTTTCCCGCATGTACCGCGGCCTGCTGGACTCGACCGACACGATGAACTCCCCCGCCTACCGCGGTGCCGAACTCGCGGCCGGCGGCGCCGTCGCCACGGCCCCTGCCATGGCGCGGCTGTACGACCTGCTGCTGACCGGCGCGCTGGCGCCCGCCGCCGTGCTGGCCCAGGCGACGCGCACCTGGTCCGAGGGCGTGGACGCGATCAACGACCGCCCCCTGCGCTTCGGCCTCGGCTACGAACTCGCCGACCCGATCGGCACCTACGGCCCTTCGACCGCGGACCCGGCCGCCTTCGGCCACTCCGGCGCCGGCGGCGGCCGCCACGGAGCGTGGCCGTCGCGCGGGGTGGGTTTTTCCTTCACGACCAACGAACTGCAGGCCGAGGACGTTGATGTGCGGGCGTCTTCCCTGCTGGCCGCGCTGGACGAGGCGCTCTGA
- a CDS encoding LysR family transcriptional regulator, whose amino-acid sequence MDVDLRKVRYFVAVAEELHFGRAAERLHIAQPVLSRQVRALEDELRAQLFVRDRRSTELTAAGRQLLEDSRPLLAAADALKRRVARAARGTASFTIGFMPGITVTEAVRALTARHPGLEVELVRTTWDDQTEVLHDGRADVSVVRLPVEPRGLSVRPMFEEPRVAVLPATHRLAGKESVNITDLAAEHLLNDPDAVPEWRDIAEELRVGGRPRAHGFHSIEEKLEHVAAGLGIAIVPLSTSEYYTRADVACVPVADLPPNQVSLAWMASRRSRLIHDFAEIVTA is encoded by the coding sequence GTGGACGTCGACCTGCGGAAGGTCCGGTATTTCGTTGCCGTGGCCGAGGAACTTCACTTCGGCCGGGCGGCGGAGCGGCTGCACATCGCGCAGCCCGTGCTGTCGCGGCAGGTGCGCGCGCTGGAGGACGAGCTGCGCGCGCAGCTGTTCGTCCGGGACCGGCGTTCCACGGAGCTGACCGCCGCCGGGCGTCAGCTGCTGGAGGACAGCCGGCCGCTGCTCGCGGCGGCGGACGCGCTGAAACGGCGCGTGGCCCGGGCGGCGCGCGGCACGGCGAGCTTCACCATCGGCTTCATGCCCGGCATCACGGTCACCGAAGCCGTGCGGGCGCTGACCGCCCGCCACCCCGGGCTGGAGGTCGAGCTGGTCCGGACCACCTGGGACGACCAGACCGAGGTGCTGCACGACGGCCGGGCGGACGTCAGCGTGGTCCGGCTGCCGGTCGAGCCGCGCGGCCTGTCCGTGCGGCCGATGTTCGAAGAGCCCCGCGTCGCGGTGCTGCCGGCCACGCATCGCTTGGCGGGCAAGGAGTCCGTGAACATCACCGACCTCGCCGCGGAGCACCTGCTCAACGATCCCGACGCCGTGCCGGAGTGGCGGGACATCGCCGAGGAGCTGCGGGTCGGCGGCCGGCCCCGGGCGCACGGGTTCCACAGCATCGAAGAGAAGCTGGAGCACGTCGCGGCCGGGCTGGGGATCGCGATCGTGCCACTGTCCACTTCGGAGTACTACACCCGGGCGGACGTGGCGTGCGTGCCCGTCGCCGACCTCCCGCCGAACCAGGTGAGCCTGGCCTGGATGGCCTCCCGCCGCTCGCGGCTGATCCACGACTTCGCCGAGATCGTCACGGCCTGA
- a CDS encoding ArsR/SmtB family transcription factor — protein METLDRTLGALAHPVRREILDRLTAGPKSVTELAEPFDLSLPAVSMHIRTLEKAGLVTRSRDAQWRPCALAAEPMGELSEWLEGYRRFWEQSLDRLDAYAQTVKRGESADAAPTED, from the coding sequence ATGGAAACCCTGGATCGCACCCTCGGCGCGCTCGCGCATCCGGTGCGCCGCGAGATTCTCGACCGGCTGACCGCGGGGCCGAAGTCGGTGACCGAGCTGGCCGAACCGTTCGACCTGTCGCTCCCGGCGGTGTCGATGCACATCCGCACCCTGGAGAAGGCCGGGCTGGTGACCAGGAGCCGGGACGCGCAGTGGCGGCCCTGCGCCCTCGCCGCCGAGCCCATGGGCGAGCTGTCGGAATGGCTCGAAGGCTACCGCCGGTTCTGGGAGCAGAGCCTGGACCGGCTCGACGCCTATGCGCAGACCGTGAAACGGGGGGAATCCGCCGATGCCGCGCCCACTGAGGATTGA
- a CDS encoding ABC transporter permease, whose product MTRLIVKRLLVSLAVLWLVTLLVFVATLLLPGDPARAILGQQATPERIAALQHQLHLDEPVWQRYLDWLGGLLTGDLGTSTSTQGPVTALLGDRVSASLLLLVLAAVIAAPLGLALGTWSSLRRGRAADQAVSGISLVIAALPEFVIGVSLIVLFATTVFKVLPSVTLTPPGEAVWRQPGQLVLPVVTLVLVVTPYISRMMRGTMNDVLDSGYVEMARLKGLRERTVLVRHALPHAVGPVAQVVAVQLAWLAGGAVVVEFLFRYPGIGQALIDAVAKRDVAVVQAITLIIAAVYIVVNLLADVVGILANPKLRTEAA is encoded by the coding sequence ATGACCCGCCTGATCGTCAAACGCCTGCTGGTCAGCCTCGCCGTGCTGTGGCTGGTGACGCTGCTGGTGTTCGTCGCGACGCTGCTGCTGCCGGGCGACCCCGCCCGCGCCATCCTCGGCCAGCAGGCGACGCCGGAGCGGATCGCCGCGCTGCAGCACCAGCTGCACCTCGACGAGCCGGTCTGGCAGCGCTACCTGGACTGGCTGGGCGGGCTGCTCACCGGCGACCTCGGCACGTCGACCTCCACCCAGGGCCCGGTGACGGCGCTGCTCGGCGACCGCGTCTCGGCGTCGTTGCTGCTGCTGGTGCTCGCCGCCGTGATCGCCGCCCCGCTCGGCCTCGCGCTCGGCACCTGGAGCTCGCTGCGCCGCGGCCGGGCGGCCGACCAGGCCGTGTCGGGGATCAGCCTGGTGATCGCGGCGCTGCCGGAGTTCGTCATCGGCGTGTCGCTGATCGTGCTGTTCGCGACCACGGTGTTCAAGGTGCTGCCGTCGGTCACGCTCACGCCGCCCGGCGAGGCGGTGTGGCGGCAGCCGGGCCAGCTCGTGCTGCCCGTGGTGACGCTGGTGCTGGTGGTGACGCCCTACATCAGCCGGATGATGCGCGGGACCATGAACGACGTCCTCGACTCCGGTTACGTCGAGATGGCCCGGCTCAAGGGCCTGCGCGAGCGAACCGTGCTGGTGCGCCACGCGCTGCCGCACGCCGTGGGGCCGGTCGCGCAGGTGGTCGCGGTGCAGCTGGCCTGGCTCGCCGGCGGGGCCGTGGTGGTCGAGTTCCTGTTCCGCTACCCCGGCATCGGCCAGGCGCTGATCGACGCGGTGGCCAAGCGTGACGTCGCCGTGGTCCAGGCGATCACGCTGATCATCGCCGCGGTGTACATCGTGGTGAACCTGCTCGCCGATGTCGTCGGCATCCTGGCGAATCCGAAGCTGCGGACGGAGGCGGCATGA
- a CDS encoding cobalamin-binding protein, with product MRIVSLLPAATDLVAELGRLDDLVGRTHECDWPPGVEAVPVVTAADLDDAVLSSREISDAVGGSAHRGSSLYSVDTARLAGLAPDLVLTQDLCEVCAVSYTRVAEAVRMLDAGPRVLSLEPRRLAEVLGCVTTLGDALGVPALARERVRALSARLDTVRASVAGRPHPRVVALEWLDPLWPAGHWVPEQITAAGGTPLLAEPGEHTRPMPWDAVVAARPDVLLVLPCGFAPDRTAAELPLLTGLPGWDQLPAVRAGEVWLLDGPSYFNRPGPRVVRGAEILASVLHGVEATPPVSTAEARRI from the coding sequence ATGCGGATCGTCTCGCTCCTTCCGGCCGCGACCGACCTGGTCGCGGAGCTGGGCCGGCTCGATGACCTGGTCGGCCGCACCCACGAGTGCGACTGGCCGCCGGGCGTCGAGGCGGTCCCCGTGGTCACCGCTGCCGATCTGGACGACGCGGTGCTCTCCAGCCGCGAGATCTCCGACGCCGTGGGCGGCTCGGCGCACCGCGGCTCGTCCCTCTACTCCGTGGACACCGCGCGGCTCGCCGGGCTCGCCCCCGACCTGGTCCTCACGCAAGACCTGTGCGAGGTCTGCGCCGTCTCCTACACCCGCGTCGCCGAGGCCGTGCGGATGCTCGACGCCGGGCCGCGGGTGCTGAGCCTCGAACCGCGGCGGCTGGCCGAAGTGCTCGGCTGCGTCACGACTCTCGGCGACGCACTGGGCGTTCCCGCGCTGGCCCGCGAACGGGTGCGGGCGCTGTCGGCGCGGCTGGACACCGTCCGCGCGAGCGTCGCCGGACGGCCGCACCCTCGGGTGGTGGCGCTCGAATGGCTCGACCCGCTGTGGCCCGCCGGGCATTGGGTGCCCGAGCAGATCACCGCGGCCGGCGGCACACCGCTGCTGGCCGAACCCGGCGAGCACACCCGGCCGATGCCGTGGGACGCCGTGGTCGCCGCCCGCCCGGACGTTCTGCTGGTACTGCCGTGCGGCTTCGCCCCGGACCGCACCGCTGCCGAACTGCCCCTGCTCACCGGGCTGCCCGGCTGGGACCAGCTGCCCGCCGTCCGCGCGGGCGAGGTCTGGCTGCTGGACGGCCCGTCCTACTTCAACCGCCCGGGCCCCCGCGTGGTGCGCGGCGCCGAGATCCTGGCGTCGGTCCTGCACGGGGTCGAGGCCACTCCCCCGGTGTCCACTGCGGAGGCCCGGCGAATCTGA